The nucleotide sequence AAATTGGAAGCtaaataaatctatttttataGACCTCTCTACACATTCTGATTTTGCTTTTAATCCATCTTTATTACACCAATCAGCACTTCTGTGAACTCTAAAGATGCAATTCAAATTATTTCATAACAGTATACAATTTGTAAGATAAACTTAGGATCTCTTGCGGTTATGATATCGTGTTCCGCCCAGCATAAAAAGATAAAGCATCCACAAAAGAGGACTTAGTCTCATGtaataaaatgtattgagatTAAACGAACAATTGTAAGCCAATAAATGTACAATATTAAATGCCCAGtacataaattaaaataattaatttatactTATCGCGTCTGAAATctaaaataccaaaatttatATCCTCTACATAACTGCTTTTTATGTCCTGTAAAAGGTATAAAAGCAATAAACTTGTTTATGTAGAGTAAACGAATTGTGGCTTTAGTTATCACGGTGTCACATTCATCACGttagtaaaaatattattatttaaaatccaCATGTGATATCTATTCGAAACCTTGATTAGATTCGATTAAAAGCTCTTTGAAGGATACCTTGGTGCTCTATTTGTATTCCTAACTAACCAAAATTCAAGATTGTATACGGCAGATTTTTAGCTTAAGAAATTATCAGTACCTTATAGTTGACCAATTCAAAGTTATCTTGAAAGAGACTTGAAAAGGTTGTGAGACGAAGAATTTTAGGTCAAAGAGATTTTCCACTTTTAAAAAGGATTAAATTAAACCCTGAAATACTGAATTGAAAATTATAGCACAAAAGACCAAACTGAAATTCTCAGACTTTGCAATCCAACCTCTTACCATTTCTACaattcttaaattaatttttatcaccTTGGAGCACTTCCAATAAATTAAACTTGATTAGATCGTAAAAACAttttgcaagtttttttttttgatatattttgttCTCCAAATAACTTTTGACtcaagaattttaattaaagtgaTAATTCAAGTATCAATATAGAGActactttgaattttttaaatataattatgtttttttataatttccttTAGGCTTCTgagtctatatttttatttttataaacggTAACAGATGTCATATAAGAATGGACATAAGCACAAAACAGATTTAAATCCCATAAAAATATAAAGCCATATAATGTGTAAGGGTACTCTTTAAATGTTTAAACACCTGAAAAATAAGTTACGAAAAAATTATATGGGTTTTTAGTAATGTATTTTTAATTAGCAAGGGTACAGGTTGGTTTCAATGCACTCCATCTCACGTGCTTTatggaaaaaatgaagaaagtaTTCGTTGTTCTAAACTAAACTGTTCTATTCGTTGAGTCTAACTtctaaataatatataaaaatttttcttggtgaaaagtgatttttcattattttcattatgattttaattatttagaataattaaattcttatctaattttttatcaagtttTAGAGATTCTATCACTCCACATTTCGTCGTAATAGAAAATTTTGCTATTCGATCAGTCTTTTAAATGAATATAAGtttcaattttgagttttaaTTTGAGATTTCGgttaattttattacattaaaacttttttttgtatttctttaaaggtaaaatagaaagatgttttattttttattttgtattgctGTAAAATAAGAATAGATCtatcaatattttagaaatattgtaATGACGTTCTACATTAttacgactccgatagagtcaacgtaTTTGAGTCTTTTTTAtctgcaatattctaagttattaATTGTTTCAGTTAATATTTCACTCGTTAAAAATTGTCACAGGTCCTTACTTaacaaaagtaatttaaaagtttgacattaaaactagaattttacgtatttttcacgccttttaaaatttttaggggttgactctatcggagtcgtactgtatttggTCACACAATATGATTTGAGAAATAATAAATGACtattgttttcaaaaattagagTTTTAAGAGAAGTACGATAAAACTTTTAATAGATAACTGAACGAATTTAGTAACCCTATGCCTCCTTACATCCTAGATCTTACTTTTATTCCAactaaattctttaaaattttattgaaattttaatttatttttaatgaagcTTTATTCTTGACAAATGGTCTAAttgttaaaaaacaattttttttataaattctaaaACTCGTAATCcagaaaataaacaataaaatatatgaattatgttttattaattatatataCATTGcattttacatcattttaagaatttcaatcaataaaaattagcgaattttctcttttaaatttGAAGGATGAAATAATGCCCAAGACGCGTAGAcggacttacggcttaagccgaaagacgtcTTAGTGGTATAATCAGAGGCCCATAcaaagcctaataaaaagtgaagctatttttcactttttcatgtaaaaatttcgcagatattgcaccgcgacttaaagaaatttgatcgtagttcttgtattatttcagtGAGcaatatgaaatatgtatttttagatagcttataatgcacgatttcgaaatatatcagactgataagtcaattctctttaggaaaaaaccttgccaatagtcttcagtacctctatgcaaaaacgtatagaaaaatgaaatgtcgagaggcccctggataTAATCaagtcattattttgattataatttcgttaagccatatctcggcttaagccgtaggtgtgtccagcacataaaagaaaaatcgaaaTAATCCCTTGTATAGTAAaggatatattcaaaattggaACAAGAATCGAAGTTAAGTTTAAAACATTCTTAAAAGCTATTGTTATGTTAATAGCTTTTGTTGTAATCCTGTAATTCTAAATAATCCGTCTGTCGGTTTAAGCCTTGAAACTGCTTAGTTAGTGGAAAATTGAATAGATTTTAGTCAaagcattattttgattacaaagctgtctctcggcttaagtcataattGTGTCTAGCACCTTAGAATGATCACTTCAATTTTAATCTATTCGTTCTCGAAATAAGGAAAGGATACCTCAGCACCATTAGCCTTAGTTCTGTGACCTTGGCCCGCTCGCTAATAAGAATTTTAGGCCTGGAAATACCCATTCCTATCGCTCCTGATAATCAAAATCAGATAAGGAGGAATTACACTACAACTGGCATATGATGGAATTTAAAGTATAATGAACCCTACTTGAGCGTTTACGTATTTCACCATATTGttaaaataattgataaaataaaaatttacttatCGCTCTGAAAgtgcaaaatttatataataaatcATGTTCTTAAGTAGTCATTTGCGGTTCATTGACCTCAAGTAGTGGAAGAATTATCAATCAGAAGATCTAACAGATgtacacaaatattttttggtatttaGGTAAAACTGAATtcccttaaaaaataaaaaaaaagacgtgCTTCACTATAACTTTATTAGATTAGAATAAGAATAGCCACTTTTGCTTTAATGCCACAATtaattacaataatatttaaagTAGCAGCAGACTGTGGaatacaaaagaaattttttctcataacttaaGTTTATATCATCTCGTAAAAATAATCTCATACATAAAGAATACTGTAATCAAGACCAGGAAGAAAAGACACTATTTAGAATTAACGCAATAACTTCTATTCGACAAATCACATtgagaaaatgatgaaaattgctaTCTCAATTTCTCTTGAGCTCAGACTACATTATTATTAGTTACATGTGAAACAGTCAATGGTacttaaaaactaaataaaccCATGAAAATGAACTTACTTAGACACTACATATTCCCGGAAAAACGAGCATATACTTAAATCACAATAAAAAAGAACAAACGCATACAGtgaattgtaaatattttcttcaattcatTCTCAGAAAATGGGCAGAACAAGTGAAAAAATCAAATGGCAATCCATCTCTAATAAAAGCCGTGGCATTGACTTTCTGGCGGGAATACGGTCTTATGGCGCTTCTCGTGATTGTGAATGAAACTGCCGTCAGACTGGGACAGCCAATTTTGCTGGGACGGCTGCTTATGTATTTCAGGTGAGCAGAGCACTGAACTATTGCAAAATCTCTACCACAGAGATAGAGAGAACCTTCTTGACCTGAATTCTCACCTTTCGTTGAAATTATTCACAGACATGATAGTGATATGACACACAAGGAAGCACTTCTCTGTGCGGGTGGAATTGTGGGCCTGAGCCTCTTCTACACCATCACTGTCAATCAGTACATCTTCGATGCCTTCTACTACGGCATGCGTGTGAGAATAGCTATGTGTAGTATCATCTATCGGAAAGCCCTGAAGTTGTCTCGAACAGCATTGGGAGACACGGCTCCGGGAAAAGTTGTGAATCTTCTGTCCAATGATGTAAATCGCTTCGATTTGGTATCTGTTTTTATTCACATGATGTGGGCATCTCCGCTCATGGCTATGGTCGTTGGATACTTGCTGTGGCTAGAAGTTGGCTGGGCGGGATTCGTAGGAATATTCGTGGTCTTCACTGTTGTACCTCTGCAATGTAAGTAGCAAGGGACTTGTAATGAGCCCATACAAGTTTTAagaagctgagattctttacaagagTTTAGGTAAAAGGAAGATAAAATTGGGCGATtgtagtgctattccaatgaaaaatgaacatgttttattagcactttactattctctagtgcttctacataatcgatttttctttagATAGGTTGCTATCACGACTGTTTGCTGGGTTATAGAACATGACGAGGATtggggaaaatagtcgagacagaaaccaactcaatgaaaagtcgataatgaagaagcatttgagaacaggaaagtgctaaaaaaatattcgtttttcattggaataccaCCATTATGGCTTTAGAACACGGTGAGAAATAGGAAAAACAGTCAGGACAGGAACCAATGcaatgaaaagtcgataatgaagaagcatttgagaacagtaaagtgctaaaaatatatttgtttttcattggaatagcaccattatggcTTTAGAACACAGTGAGAAATAGGAAAAACAGTCaggacaggaaccaatacaaagaaaagtcgataatgaagaagcatttgagaacagtaaagtgttaaaaaaaaacattttcatttttcactaaaatagcACCATTAGAAACGgcaaaaaatcctattttaatccAATCTTTATGAATCCAAGCTTattgaaaaatcgataaaatcctTTACTAGAATTTTTAGGCAGAAAAACACCTAGAAACTATTCTTCGAGGATATTCTGTCTTTTAATTCACTTTTCATCGATTTTAGAGCTTTTGAAAGATttagacaaaattttaaaaatgttcccAAGGATCTGCATAGCTTATTTATTGAATAGAAAATCGCGTTTTTAGTTTCAGAATTATGCCCCTAAAAAATCTTAGACCGGAAAGGTTTCAGATTTTACTTGAAAATCGCTATataaaatcctattttaaaccgattttgatgattaaaaaaattttaagctgaTTAGATGATTAGGTTTACcattatttttcgaaaagttaatataattagcttttttaagataaaattattaaagcTTCAGTTTTCCGTAGAAGCTTTCTTTAGAAGTATCCTATAACAAGCTTTGACTATTTAAAATTCACTGTAAATCCATTACCAAAGCGACCAAAGCGTTTTCTATGatcttaaatttatttgtaaagaCGAGTACATTTTCACCAAAAATTCTATGAAACTGTTACAAATATGTTTATCTTGAGTGGAAAATCCAGTCAAGAAGTATGCTCTTTTGTGTgattaaaaatctaatttaaaccTAATCATTTTGAACCTGGCGGATTTCATGAGCTGAtggcttaaggggttacatgggtctctcaggtcaaaaaataggccttttttctaataataacactgtgcaacagccaaatatgggatggaaaataatgagtagtttcttgttccttggtatgtcctgaacatttctcccgaagaaacttgtgctccatcacgtcaagtttctgagatatcttaagtaaaaaatctttaagaaatttttcgaaatatttgaaaaaaattatttataatcaataacggtacatcctaggatgttggtgtcaaaggataactcaaggatgtgtagaggaggattcaaggacatttttcctggaacatcgcatatccctatcccttcatcttttagatttgtttcataaactccTAATTATCCTCCAAATCCATGAAAAGGATTTGTGGGACAacttgaatcctttacaaaaatagtctcctgaatatcatagggtcgtaaaatataccgttatccaggaattacgtatttgaatgacttatgaaccacagaattttctctcaaaaattcattattttatttcatatcttaaCAACATGCACTATAAGCCAATAAGACCTcgatatggcatcgatcgggctcaaattttaatatgttatagctgggccttagatctttcgatcaatactaaacttaaggttccccgacccccctgacccgagctaaaagggtcctaaaaaaattcttcaaatggccataactcccgttctaattgtcagaatttaaaaagcgaAGGCGTTTTGAAAAGCTCTCCTGGAATGcaacttctccttctaacatcgcaagttcgtaaaacttccGCTAGTGACGCTATTATCAAAATGAAggcttttcaattttctaagttaaataactcaaaaattcctttgtgcatcgggcagaaattttagtatgttgtagctgcagattatatctatcaaacaaaaaaatacttaagccgatcgataacccctgacccgagctataaggggtcaaagttcgaatatttaccggcttatatctccggttctaattaacattttgacctaaattttggtgttttagttcgtctcgatgagcactttcagatgaaagttcaaaaaatcaccacaggtggcgctacgATACCGTCTAAATTTATCaacattcaaactcatttttcctTGTGTAAATTCCCTTgtgtaaattaatcaaattttagaatgttgtagtctagtctataacgtttccaaaaagtggcgtgggttcgctatgatttcaatagaaccggagatatgaggggtcgaagttcacgaaattcaaaacatcaTATCTTCTGTGCTTTTTGGCCGAATTTGATGAGTAAGGGCGCACATTAAAGGTCTCACAGAAAGGACAAAATTCTGTTACCACCATTACACATAAAATtggaaattataaagaattttataaaatccgtAAATCACGAGCAAGCAGTTTTCAAACGTTTGAGGGAAGTTTCTCCAAAACTTGGCATCGCAAAAATGGAAGAAACTGTTTTCACGGGTCTTGACATCCGAAAGTTGGAAAAGGATTCAACTTTCACAAATTCTTTGCTGCCAGATGAAAAAATTGCGTGAGAATcggtcaaaaatgtaatttacaaTTGTTTAGGAGGCACCAGCACAGAAATTGCCGAAAATCTTATGCAAAAAATGATTTCAGCATTTAAAAAAGTGGATATGAGTATATCATTGAAAATCCACTTCCTGTATTGTCACTTTGATGTGTTTTAAgacaaaaatcaaaagaatCAGATGAGCACGGAATAAAAATACCATCAATTCGCTGAACCTTACGAAAAATGGTACAAAAGCAAGAATCTTGATTCTCTTTTGGCTTAAATGTGCTGGATGGtggattacaaagaaaattaaacttatgagacattagaatttatttgtagaagatatgaaataaaataatgaactattgagagaaaattctgtggttcataagtcattcaaatacgtaatttctggataacggtatattttacgaccctatgatattcaggagactatttttgtaaaggattaaagtcgtcccacgaatccttttcatggatttggaggatatttatgagtttatgaaacaaatctaaaaaaaatgacggatagggatatgcgatgttccaggaaaaatgtccttgaatcctcctctacacatccttgagttatcctttgacaccaacatcctaggatgtaccgttattgattataaataatttttttcaaatatttcgaaaaatttcttaaagattttttacttaagatatctcagaaacttgacgtgatggagcacaagtttcttcgggagaaatgttcagaacataccaaggaacaagaaactactcattattttccatcccaagaaaaaaagtttcattttgttgcacagtgtaatttattgtgtagaaaatattttagaaattccaacttttgggatatgaaagagtaactttagaacaaaattaaaaaaaaatgaaaaattttgaaaattcgaccgttagctgattttcggaaccattcctcaaaaaaacagaccttgcggtaggcaggatttctcccagtaggttcatttgaaatcaaaaaaccaaatatactctgttagaggattagttggacctATGGAcaaacgaaggatttttgaaaaaaccaaaatttggatttttggtaaaagtttttgtaaaaaagtatcaattttaccctagttttcaacacattttgtattgtaaaaatggttctgcTTAAAGGAAGtacaaatccttcgttcaaacacTAGGTAATGCTTCTCAAAACAAGTacgcaaaatttcagaaagatcggtttagtactctgagtaatcttgactaccgcattgtaaaacggtgttttgagaaaaacgcgtttaaagttttacaataaTATGCGCGCGCAggcggaatgcataactaaaactgctctacttccgagagttttactccgattgactttaaattttcagaaaatatttttcaaatgttatactataaaataaaaaaaataaaaaaaaaattgatttttttgacctgagagacccatgtaaccccttaaaaaatatcaagaacaCTTTTCCTTAAGGAAAATGCTAGAAAATCGATCTAAAATTGAATAGAAAATGTTCATTATGAgcaataaaacttttattcaaagtttctttcaaaaattcaacgctaaaccgattttgatcatTTCAAGCAAATGTGGAAATCTTGAGAGATTTCCTTACAGCTCATCTATAAGATGACATTGTAgcctttttttagaaaaaatgatcAATAGATTCTCTCAAATTGATCCCAAGAATATTTGAcgttttcaaaaatcaaattttgtatatcatttatttaaaaaaaaaataaccatttaATAATccatatttattcaaaattgaattattttgtattttttggaaaGCTGATTCTTTCTTTACCCTTAGTCCCAATTAAGTTTACTCACAATCGAATTCAGATACACTTTGAATTATTCGTTAAGAATTTCAGCCATGTATGAGCTTATCTGGATTTATCACTGATTTTTAGATTAAACtccaaaaattaatcaaataatCAATATTCTCTTCCAGCTTATACCGGAAAGCTCTCATCCAAATTTCGTCTTCAGGCTGCTCTTAAGACCGACGAGAGAGTACGATTCATGGATGAAATAATCTCTGGTGTCCAGGTGATTAAGATGTATGCCTGGGAGAAACCTTTCGCAAAGTTAATTTCCGTCACGCGTAAAATGGAATTGAAGATAATCCGGAGGAGTGCCTTTGTGAGAGCAATTTACATGACTTTCCTGCTCTTCACCACACGTATGGCTCTCTTTTGCACCATGCTAACAATGGTCCTCATGGACAATGACATCACAGCAGCCAAGGTCTTTGTCATTTCGGCTTACTTTAATATTCTGGCCTACACAATGTCGCAGATGTTTGTGCGAGGAGTGGCGGAAATTGCTGAAGTTCTTGTAGCACTGAAGCGTTTGCGAAAATTTCTCATGTACGAAGAACGCGATGAGAGCAACAAAAAGCCTAGGATTGTAAAGGAAGCAATGAATGGAGCCCCACCGGATATTGCTAAGACTTTCAACAGCTACGATGATCCATCCAGAAAGTATACAGTTTCGCTGAAAAATGCCACAGCCAAGTGGAAAATGCccgaaaatcctgaaaagaagAAACAAAAATCCAAGAAAGAAAAGGAAGTGCCAGAGAAGTACGGAGGAAGTGTAGAATTCCTAGCTCCAACACTGGAAAATATTTGTCTGGACTGCAAGAGAGGAAGCCTTATTGGAATTGTAGGGCCAGTTGGAGCTGGGAAATCTTCTCTACTTCAGGTAATTCTCAAGGAATTACCCCTAGAAAGTGGATCTATTCAGAGTTATGGAAGACTCTCATATGCCTGCCAAGAACCATGGGTCTTTGCCGCTTCAATTCGACAGAATGTCCTCTTTGGCGAGGACATGGACAAGGAACGCTACGAGGCTGTTCTTAAGGCTTGTGCCCTAAATCACGATCTTGAGCAATTTCCTCAAGGAGATAGGACAATTATTGGGGAGCGAGGAGCTTCACTCTCAGGTGGTCAAAAGGCAAGAGTTAGCCTGGCCAGAGCAGTCTATCGTAAGGCAGATATCTATCTGTTTGACGATCCCCTAAGTGCTGTCGATGCTCATGTTGGACGGCATCTGTATGATCAGGTAATTGGGTCTAAGGGTCGCTTGGGATCCAGGAGGATCACCCGCATCCTGGTCACTCATCAGGTACACTTCCTCAAGGATGCCGACTGGCTTGTGGTTCTGAAAGATGGCCAAATTGAAGTCCAGGGCCCACCTCTGGAAGTATTCCGAAGCGGAATTGATTTTGCCAAACTTCTAAATGCCGAGGATGATCTCGAGGAAGGACAACCTGAAGCGGGTAAATTCAAAAGGCAAACTTCAGTGGCATCTACTAGATCGAGATCAAGATCACAATCATCCATGAGTTCTGAGGATGATTCTGCAGAGGCAGAAGAAACCAAGAAAGGTGGAGAAAAAGAACCAGCAATGGTGGCCATGGAGGCTACATCGAAAGGAACAGTGAAGGGATCAATTTTCATCAACTACCTCAAATCTGGAGGAAACTGGGCAATATTGTTCATCATGCTGTGTCTGTTCATTACCACTCAATTCATGGCCAGTGCCTTTGACTACTTCATAGCATTTTGGACAAGACAGGAAGAATTGAGGGATATCCAGAACTTAACTCAATCAACCACGGAACTAATCTTTGGCAACAATACCCTAAAAATTGTCGAAGCAGAAGAAATTGTGACTCTTTTGAGCACAGAGACGTGCATCTACATTGCAGGAGGATTTGTAATATCCTTATTTGTATTTGGCTTGATGAGATCTCTGGGATTCTATACGATGTGCATCAAGGCATCACAGAGACTCCACGATGGAATGTTCCGTGGAATTATCTCAACAACCATGCGATTTTTTGATACAAATCCTTCTGGCAGAATTCTCAATCGCTTCTCCAAGGATCTCGGAGCAACAGATGAGCAACTTCCTAAAGCCATCCTCGATGCCAGTCAGATAATCCTCAATATGTTCGGATCAATAATTGTGGCAACAACTGTGAACCCATTGTTTCTTGTTCCTATAGCTGGCCTATCTGTT is from Phlebotomus papatasi isolate M1 chromosome 1, Ppap_2.1, whole genome shotgun sequence and encodes:
- the LOC129806379 gene encoding ATP-binding cassette subfamily C member 4-like, which encodes MEAAQRTLHRNPREKANIVSVLTFWWTIKLFKKGYQKILDIGDLFRPLNEDKSEALGDRLERKWAEQVKKSNGNPSLIKAVALTFWREYGLMALLVIVNETAVRLGQPILLGRLLMYFRHDSDMTHKEALLCAGGIVGLSLFYTITVNQYIFDAFYYGMRVRIAMCSIIYRKALKLSRTALGDTAPGKVVNLLSNDVNRFDLVSVFIHMMWASPLMAMVVGYLLWLEVGWAGFVGIFVVFTVVPLQSYTGKLSSKFRLQAALKTDERVRFMDEIISGVQVIKMYAWEKPFAKLISVTRKMELKIIRRSAFVRAIYMTFLLFTTRMALFCTMLTMVLMDNDITAAKVFVISAYFNILAYTMSQMFVRGVAEIAEVLVALKRLRKFLMYEERDESNKKPRIVKEAMNGAPPDIAKTFNSYDDPSRKYTVSLKNATAKWKMPENPEKKKQKSKKEKEVPEKYGGSVEFLAPTLENICLDCKRGSLIGIVGPVGAGKSSLLQVILKELPLESGSIQSYGRLSYACQEPWVFAASIRQNVLFGEDMDKERYEAVLKACALNHDLEQFPQGDRTIIGERGASLSGGQKARVSLARAVYRKADIYLFDDPLSAVDAHVGRHLYDQVIGSKGRLGSRRITRILVTHQVHFLKDADWLVVLKDGQIEVQGPPLEVFRSGIDFAKLLNAEDDLEEGQPEAGKFKRQTSVASTRSRSRSQSSMSSEDDSAEAEETKKGGEKEPAMVAMEATSKGTVKGSIFINYLKSGGNWAILFIMLCLFITTQFMASAFDYFIAFWTRQEELRDIQNLTQSTTELIFGNNTLKIVEAEEIVTLLSTETCIYIAGGFVISLFVFGLMRSLGFYTMCIKASQRLHDGMFRGIISTTMRFFDTNPSGRILNRFSKDLGATDEQLPKAILDASQIILNMFGSIIVATTVNPLFLVPIAGLSVIFLFIRKVYLKTSKNIKRLDGITRSPVFTHLGASLTGLPTIRAFGAQEILVKEFDALQDTHTASWYMFISSSGAFGYVMDLLCVVFVFFVTFSFLLLENDTMGDQVGLAITQAMALTGFLQWGIRQSAEVANQLMSVERVMEYRDLVSEKQPEKPQNLPKDWPDSGKVEMKNVVYRYFKEADAVLKGVNLSIKPKEKIGIVGRTGAGKSSLIGTLFRLAEVEGDIEIDGVKTDHILLQELRSKVSIIPQDPVLFSGTLRRNLDPFEEYKDAALWQALEEVELKDIASGPLALQAEVLAGGSNYSVGQRQLICLARAILRNNKILVLDEATANVDPNTDALIQQTIRTRFADCTVLTVAHRLHTIMDSDRVLVMSDGLVGEFDAPHILLQRPKGLFREMVNATGPQESERLMRIAKDTFELNST